The DNA segment TATTAATCCAAAACATAAGGTTTTAATTAGATGGATAGAAGCAAATATTGGAGCATCCAAACACTCCCTTGAAATCTGGTTGCTAGAAAATATATTTGTCTCAGAATATATTTGATTGCCAATTAGCAGGCGAAGTCCAAGAATCAAATTGACGGATCAAAAGTCAGTACTAACCTTTATTCCACCTTTCTCCTCTTCGACCTGTCCTTTGAATAATGTTGTAAGTGGCCTTCCACCAACACCAACAACAACAATGTCAGCTTCCAATACCCTACCATCCTTGAGTTTCACCTCCTTTACCTGACAGAAGCACAGAAAAACACAATTCAACCTACTTCCAGTCCCATCAATATATCACTGCCAAAATCAGTTAATCATATGATTGACTTCTTACCTCCCCATTTGAATCAGCAGTAAACCCAACAGCAACTGTTCCCTTGATAATCTTGATTCCCTTATTAGCATAATAACCCTCATAGAAAGCAGCTATGCCAGCAGTAAAAAGGCGAGGCACTGCAGGGACAATATTTATATTAGCAGACCAGGGAAAGTCTAAACAACCAAAAAGAAACAGTTCACTGGTTATCCtgtcctaattagtagaaaataGAGTAATCCACTTACTGCACCATGGTTCAGGATAAACCATGCTAACATCAATATTGTTAATTTTCAGTGCTGCACTAAGTTCAAGACCAATGTATCCTCCTCCAACAATTACAGCCTTTCCATTCTTCTTTGCTTTAATTGCTTCTACAAGCTTATCTGCATCATCAATTTCTCTCAAGTAGAAGATATTCTTTGCATCAGCTCCTTGGACACCAAAATCTGACAACCTTATAACCTATATCAAAGCAGTAAAGTAAACCAACGTTCATACAAAGCATGTAAAGTTGATAAAGAATGATTGATTAAATAATCCATTGGACATGAAACTTACAGTGGAACCAGTTGCAATAATCAAAATCTGATACTTGAAGGTTGCTCCAGCTGCACTTGTGAGAGTCTTGGTAGCAAGATCTGCTTTGACTATTTCTGTGCTAAGGATCAACTCAATTCCTGCGGTCATCAAACCCAGAGAGAGCAATGTTATATTTGCCATCATCCTCTTGGAAACTTACAGAAGATAAAAAGGAAGTAGTAAAATTAAATGAGTAACAACAAATTGGACTTATTATTTCAGCCACTTTCCTATCTGGTGACCAAAATTTTGTCATACATTACACGAGATGATTAAGATAGCATCACCTTTCTCTTTGTACCACTCAGGAGCCAGCCTCTCCCCTCCACTTCCAACACAGACATGGAATCCTGGAAGCCTTGCAGTTCCTGCAAGAAAGTTCTCATGATAAAAAGTTATATTATGCAGAAAATGGGAAAAATTCAGTTGGACCAGTTCAATATCACCAGAAATCTATTGGATGGGGTACAACGAATATATCCCTTTTTAACTTATTGGGTGATATACAAAAACAGGAAACATAATTTACCTGCAGGGAAAAGATACGCCTTGCTAAGTGCAGGACGTTCATAAGGAGCCACCTGCAACAATAGTGAAAAAATATGTTCATTGATAAGTAAATAAAATAACATCATTGAGCACAGCAACCAATCGCAATAGTAGGACCATGAATAAGAAACAAATCAAGTTAACTTAAACCTATCTAATCTATTTAGTAGCTGCATCAATGCATGTCATTTGGCTTTTCTAAAATGACTATAATCAAAATGTAATGCTCAGTTGCTTGGTCCCATTAAAAAAGCACGTCTTGGATaactattattaaaataataataaaagaaaacacAATGAGTTAAAATAACTTTTCATTTTAAACATGATCAATTAAGATGAAAAGTTTAACCACTACTCTTTACTTGAACTATTTTCACCAACAGTAATCAGAATTCTTTTACAAAAACTAACACATCTTCATCACTGTTGAAATGTTAATTAATAGAAACTCAAGTTCTAGGTACGGCATATCAAATGACAAGTCTCTGGATAGTTTATATTGGCAAAACACTACGTCACCAACAAGACAATTTGCAACTGAATTTTAATGTCATCCAATCTCATTCTTGTAgcaataacttaaaaaaaaaaaaaaaaaacatcatatgaatgcaataatcCGATAAGTATCTAATAGAATGTAGTAAAAAGCATACCGCCTCCTTGGAGATGATTGCTAATTCACCTGGCTTAACCCCTTGCTTGGCAAACTCCCTAGCTGCATAT comes from the Hevea brasiliensis isolate MT/VB/25A 57/8 chromosome 5, ASM3005281v1, whole genome shotgun sequence genome and includes:
- the LOC110652056 gene encoding monodehydroascorbate reductase, with product MVEKSFKYVIVGGGVAAGYAAREFAKQGVKPGELAIISKEAVAPYERPALSKAYLFPAGTARLPGFHVCVGSGGERLAPEWYKEKGIELILSTEIVKADLATKTLTSAAGATFKYQILIIATGSTVIRLSDFGVQGADAKNIFYLREIDDADKLVEAIKAKKNGKAVIVGGGYIGLELSAALKINNIDVSMVYPEPWCMPRLFTAGIAAFYEGYYANKGIKIIKGTVAVGFTADSNGEVKEVKLKDGRVLEADIVVVGVGGRPLTTLFKGQVEEEKGGIKTDAFFRTSVPEVYAVGDVATFPLKLYNELRRVEHVDHARKSAEQAVKAIKSIEEGKTIDEYDYLPYFYSRAFDLSWQFYGDNVGDTVLFGDNDPKSPKPKFGSYWINDGKVVGVFLEGGSPDENKAIAKVARVQPSVQNLDQLTEEGLSFASKI